The proteins below are encoded in one region of Tsuneonella sp. CC-YZS046:
- the eno gene encoding phosphopyruvate hydratase, producing the protein MTAIIDIHGREVLDSRGNPTVEVDVLLEDGSFGRAAVPSGASTGAHEAVELRDGDTSRYMGKGVRKAVDAVNGEISDRLLGVDAEDQRDVDFAMLELDGTENKGRLGANAILGTSLAVAKAAANARGLPLYSYIGGVSAHLLPVPMMNIINGGEHADNPIDFQEFMIMPVGAESLAEGVRWGAEIFHTLKKGLGEKGLSTAVGDEGGFAPNLASTRAALDFIMESIERVGFKPGTEIALALDCASTEFFADGRYDIAGEGLSLSGEEMADYLADLCAAYPIRSIEDGMSEDDFEGWKALTDKVGDKVQLVGDDLFVTNPKRLEMGIGQGLANSLLVKVNQIGSLTETLEAVSIAQRNGYTAVMSHRSGETEDSTIADLAVATNCGQIKTGSLARSDRLAKYNQLIRIEEELGQAARYAGESAFGRLAR; encoded by the coding sequence ATGACCGCCATTATCGACATTCACGGACGAGAAGTGCTGGATAGCCGTGGCAACCCGACCGTGGAGGTCGACGTTCTGCTGGAAGACGGCAGCTTTGGCCGCGCGGCGGTGCCGTCCGGCGCTTCCACCGGCGCTCACGAGGCGGTCGAACTGCGCGATGGGGACACGAGCCGATACATGGGCAAGGGCGTCCGCAAGGCTGTCGATGCGGTCAATGGCGAGATTTCGGACCGGCTGCTCGGCGTCGATGCGGAAGACCAGCGCGATGTCGATTTCGCCATGCTGGAACTGGATGGGACGGAAAACAAGGGCCGGCTTGGCGCCAACGCGATCCTCGGCACCAGTCTGGCCGTGGCCAAGGCTGCCGCCAATGCACGGGGCCTGCCGCTCTATTCCTACATCGGCGGCGTCTCCGCGCATCTGCTGCCGGTGCCGATGATGAACATCATCAATGGCGGAGAGCACGCCGACAATCCGATCGACTTCCAGGAGTTCATGATCATGCCGGTCGGCGCGGAAAGCCTCGCCGAAGGCGTGCGCTGGGGCGCCGAGATATTCCATACCCTGAAGAAAGGGCTTGGCGAAAAAGGCCTTTCCACCGCGGTTGGCGATGAAGGCGGCTTCGCGCCCAACCTTGCCAGCACTCGCGCCGCGCTCGATTTCATCATGGAATCGATCGAGCGGGTGGGCTTCAAGCCGGGCACGGAAATCGCGCTGGCGCTGGATTGCGCCTCGACGGAATTTTTCGCTGACGGCCGTTACGATATTGCGGGCGAGGGCCTGTCCCTCTCCGGCGAGGAAATGGCCGATTATCTTGCCGATCTCTGCGCCGCCTATCCGATCCGCTCGATCGAGGACGGCATGAGCGAGGATGATTTCGAAGGCTGGAAGGCGCTTACCGACAAGGTCGGGGACAAGGTGCAACTGGTCGGCGACGATCTCTTCGTCACCAATCCGAAGCGCCTGGAAATGGGCATCGGGCAGGGGCTGGCCAATTCCCTGCTGGTCAAGGTCAACCAGATCGGGTCGCTCACCGAAACGCTGGAAGCCGTCAGCATCGCCCAGCGCAATGGCTACACCGCGGTGATGAGCCATCGTTCCGGCGAAACCGAGGATTCCACGATTGCCGACCTCGCGGTCGCCACCAATTGCGGCCAGATCAAGACCGGCAGCCTTGCCCGTTCCGACCGGTTGGCAAAATACAACCAGCTCATCCGGATCGAGGAAGAGCTTGGCCAGGCCGCGCGCTACGCCGGCGAAAGCGCTTTCGGGCGCCTGGCCCGCTAA
- the ribH gene encoding 6,7-dimethyl-8-ribityllumazine synthase produces the protein MASFLIVEARFYDHLNDLLVAGARAALEGAGHEVSVLTVPGALEIPGTIALAAELGDYDGFVAIGVVIRGETYHFEIVAGESARGIMALTMDGIPIGNGILTVENEAQALVRADPAQKDKGGEAAKAAIVLLDLQERFSR, from the coding sequence ATGGCGAGTTTCCTGATTGTTGAAGCGCGTTTCTACGATCATCTCAACGATCTGTTGGTCGCCGGCGCCCGCGCGGCCTTGGAAGGAGCGGGTCACGAGGTTTCCGTCCTGACCGTGCCGGGAGCGCTTGAAATACCGGGCACTATCGCACTGGCTGCGGAATTGGGCGATTATGACGGCTTCGTCGCGATCGGTGTCGTCATCAGGGGCGAAACCTATCATTTCGAGATCGTGGCCGGTGAAAGCGCGCGGGGCATCATGGCTCTCACCATGGATGGAATCCCTATCGGCAACGGCATCCTTACCGTGGAGAACGAGGCGCAGGCCCTCGTGCGCGCGGACCCTGCGCAAAAGGACAAGGGCGGTGAAGCGGCGAAGGCCGCCATTGTCCTTCTCGATTTGCAGGAACGCTTCTCCCGCTAA
- the ribB gene encoding 3,4-dihydroxy-2-butanone-4-phosphate synthase yields the protein MNTPTIERIKQIVSEGEMSRYALARAAGLHANTLRDCTEANWNPTSETLTKLERFLSSNNETPVIVPIEEIIEEARNGRMYILVDDEDRENEGDLIIPAQMATPAAINFMATHGRGLICLAMAHQRVSELGLELMSRNNRTRHATAFTTSIEAREGVTTGISAADRARTISVAIDGSKGPEDIVTPGHVFPLVAREGGVLVRAGHTEASVDISRLAGLNPSGVICEIMNDDGSMARMEDLVRFARLHDLKIGTIRDLIAYRMAHDHLVQKTAETRFSSRWGGDWTAYSYFNKATQEETMTLVKGHIDPSKPTLVRMHALSLFPDVFADETPRSGLLANAMRMISEEGSGVVVLLNRPGRNFASTAIRSRNEHGPSPDPAPGEMQRDYGVGAQILTELGVRDMILLTNTSHSLVGLGGYGLAIVGQKSIDLPEGAE from the coding sequence ATGAACACACCAACCATCGAGCGAATCAAGCAGATCGTCAGCGAAGGCGAAATGTCGCGCTATGCGCTGGCGCGCGCCGCCGGACTTCACGCGAATACCCTGCGGGATTGCACCGAAGCGAACTGGAACCCCACTTCGGAAACACTCACCAAGCTTGAACGCTTCCTCTCATCCAACAATGAAACGCCAGTGATCGTGCCGATCGAGGAAATCATCGAGGAAGCGCGCAATGGCAGGATGTATATCCTGGTGGATGACGAGGATCGCGAGAATGAAGGGGATCTGATCATCCCCGCGCAAATGGCGACGCCTGCCGCGATCAATTTCATGGCCACTCATGGCCGGGGTCTGATCTGCCTGGCCATGGCCCACCAGCGCGTGTCCGAACTGGGCCTCGAATTGATGAGCCGCAACAATCGCACGCGGCACGCCACCGCCTTCACCACTTCCATCGAAGCCCGCGAAGGCGTCACCACCGGAATAAGCGCGGCAGACCGGGCGCGCACGATCTCGGTGGCAATCGACGGATCGAAAGGCCCGGAGGACATCGTCACGCCGGGGCATGTCTTTCCGCTGGTGGCCCGCGAAGGCGGAGTCCTCGTCCGTGCCGGCCATACCGAGGCATCGGTCGACATATCCCGCCTTGCCGGCCTGAATCCGTCGGGCGTGATCTGCGAGATCATGAATGACGATGGATCGATGGCGCGGATGGAGGATCTGGTCCGCTTTGCCCGCCTCCATGATCTGAAGATCGGCACCATCCGCGACCTTATCGCCTATCGCATGGCGCACGACCATCTGGTCCAGAAGACCGCGGAAACCCGTTTTTCGAGCCGCTGGGGCGGCGATTGGACCGCCTACAGCTATTTCAACAAGGCGACCCAGGAAGAAACGATGACCCTGGTCAAAGGGCACATCGATCCGAGCAAGCCGACGCTTGTGAGGATGCATGCGCTCTCGCTGTTTCCCGATGTGTTCGCGGATGAGACGCCTCGTTCCGGGCTGCTTGCCAATGCGATGAGGATGATCTCGGAAGAAGGTTCCGGCGTCGTGGTTCTCCTCAACCGCCCCGGCCGCAACTTCGCCAGCACGGCGATTCGTTCCCGCAACGAGCATGGTCCTTCACCGGACCCCGCGCCGGGTGAAATGCAACGCGACTATGGCGTGGGGGCGCAAATTCTCACCGAACTCGGCGTGCGGGACATGATCCTGCTCACCAACACCAGCCATTCCCTGGTCGGTCTGGGTGGCTATGGGCTTGCGATTGTGGGCCAGAAGTCGATCGACCTGCCGGAAGGGGCTGAATGA
- a CDS encoding flavin reductase family protein, whose product MRHIAAPVFAISTKYEGVRSVIVATAFSSVSFDPPSLLICVNQETSIHAPLMKAEHFCVNVLGHSHRNVADACAMKKGEERFSIGDWEEEMGVPVLVDAQSSLVCRTADRHRFGSHTIFVGEVIGARHRDNAKPLTYFDRRYIDISQAPDLA is encoded by the coding sequence ATGCGTCATATCGCGGCCCCTGTTTTCGCAATCTCGACGAAATATGAGGGCGTCCGCTCGGTCATTGTGGCGACAGCATTCAGTTCGGTCAGCTTCGATCCGCCCTCTCTCCTGATTTGCGTAAATCAGGAAACCTCCATTCATGCTCCGCTTATGAAAGCCGAACATTTCTGTGTGAATGTGCTGGGTCATTCCCACCGCAATGTGGCGGATGCCTGCGCCATGAAGAAGGGTGAAGAGCGTTTTTCAATAGGGGATTGGGAAGAGGAAATGGGCGTTCCAGTGCTCGTGGATGCCCAGTCCAGCCTGGTCTGCCGCACCGCCGACCGGCACCGCTTCGGCTCTCACACGATCTTCGTGGGCGAAGTGATCGGGGCCCGGCATCGGGACAATGCCAAGCCGCTTACCTATTTCGACCGGCGTTACATCGACATTTCCCAAGCGCCGGACCTCGCCTGA
- a CDS encoding NAD(P)/FAD-dependent oxidoreductase: protein MASIAVQERSDTGTQAEEFDVLIVGAGISGIGSAYHLLTQCPDKRFVVLEAQEGFGGTWRTHKYPGTRSDSDLYTFGYRFKPWVGPPIATKAEICKYLGEVIDENGLDRFIRYGSKITGCSWSSEDRKWTVEVGGQDGRPGKTYRCNFLWMCQGYYDHDNPFLPDWQGLDDFRGTLVHAQKWDENLDYAGKQVVVIGSGATAATVIPAMAGKAGHVTMLQRSPTYFFCYPNRSDLADQLRLIGVDEPTIHRVVRLQYLHDLKTLDRRSQEEPEVVFEELKTLIRQYAGDDFKFDPDFTPRYRVWQQRLAFVPDGDMFRAIGEGKVSAVTDEIDRFVPDGIRLKSGKELKADIVVAATGFRLSVMGNIPFKVDGKEIDWSETATYRGMMFTGVPNLLWVFGYFRAAWTLRVDLMGDFVCRLLEHMDSKGASQVKVVAPSGGENDPLLPWIESENFNPGYLMRDVDKLPKRLGERPEWRHTQNYWKESEDIPAVDLDGPEFVYR, encoded by the coding sequence ATGGCAAGCATCGCAGTGCAAGAACGTTCCGATACCGGTACGCAAGCCGAGGAATTCGATGTTCTTATCGTTGGAGCGGGGATTTCCGGTATAGGCAGCGCCTATCACCTGCTTACCCAGTGCCCGGACAAACGCTTCGTGGTGCTGGAGGCGCAGGAGGGGTTTGGCGGAACCTGGCGGACCCATAAATATCCGGGCACGCGCTCCGACTCGGATCTTTACACCTTCGGTTATCGCTTCAAGCCCTGGGTCGGTCCGCCGATCGCGACGAAGGCGGAAATTTGCAAGTATCTCGGCGAAGTCATCGACGAGAACGGCCTGGATCGCTTCATCCGCTATGGCTCGAAGATAACGGGATGCTCTTGGTCTAGCGAGGACCGCAAATGGACTGTCGAGGTCGGCGGTCAAGACGGGCGGCCAGGCAAAACCTATCGCTGCAATTTCCTCTGGATGTGCCAGGGCTATTACGATCACGACAACCCGTTTCTGCCCGATTGGCAGGGGTTGGACGATTTCAGGGGAACCCTGGTCCACGCCCAAAAGTGGGATGAAAACCTGGATTATGCAGGCAAACAGGTGGTGGTGATCGGGTCGGGCGCCACCGCCGCGACAGTCATTCCGGCGATGGCGGGGAAGGCCGGGCATGTGACCATGCTGCAGCGCTCCCCCACCTATTTCTTCTGCTATCCCAACCGCAGCGATCTTGCCGACCAACTGCGCCTGATCGGGGTGGACGAGCCGACAATCCACAGAGTGGTGCGGTTGCAGTATCTTCACGACCTGAAGACTCTCGACCGCCGCTCCCAGGAAGAGCCGGAAGTGGTCTTCGAGGAACTGAAGACCTTGATAAGGCAATATGCGGGCGACGACTTCAAGTTCGACCCGGATTTCACTCCTCGCTACCGCGTATGGCAGCAACGCCTCGCCTTCGTGCCCGATGGCGACATGTTCCGCGCGATCGGCGAGGGCAAGGTCTCGGCGGTGACGGATGAGATCGATCGCTTCGTGCCGGATGGCATCCGTTTGAAATCCGGCAAGGAATTGAAGGCGGATATCGTGGTCGCGGCGACCGGATTCCGGCTGTCAGTGATGGGCAACATCCCGTTCAAGGTGGACGGGAAAGAGATCGATTGGTCCGAGACGGCCACCTATCGCGGGATGATGTTCACCGGAGTGCCGAACCTGCTCTGGGTCTTCGGCTATTTCCGCGCGGCATGGACGCTGCGGGTGGACCTGATGGGCGATTTCGTCTGCCGCCTGCTCGAGCACATGGACAGCAAGGGTGCGAGCCAGGTGAAGGTGGTTGCCCCCTCCGGTGGAGAGAACGACCCGCTCCTGCCCTGGATAGAGTCGGAAAACTTCAATCCCGGCTATCTCATGCGCGATGTGGACAAGCTGCCCAAGCGGCTCGGCGAGCGTCCGGAGTGGCGGCATACCCAGAACTACTGGAAGGAAAGCGAAGATATTCCCGCTGTCGATCTGGACGGGCCGGAATTCGTGTATCGCTGA
- a CDS encoding AraC family transcriptional regulator — translation MRSDTLLAALPDLSARIMRDELVHQFRIGWDSFCNYHRLKPLSFESGTCDLLAEEELQLQRAFADVTGQSADQWLRMGLRYRSMKYGTFGLAMMTARTLGEGLNVACRYQELTYSLISYRLERGPNNACALIGEDNGVPLQLRHFSQYRDLGAIRTLIADLTGGQLPLEEVCVAAPPPPGWEIDSRLFPCRVQFDAEQTQWRFKPGTANASLPLADMELMLLYSSKCEGLLKAARSNARISQRLTAMLGIAFDRFPSASEAAERLALSERTLHRRLAEEGTKFSTLIDEARYQRACELLADKAMSVEAIAAAVGFAEPSSFSRAFKRWSGMGSLEFRRTLINSGKAN, via the coding sequence ATGAGGTCAGATACGCTGCTGGCGGCGCTGCCCGATCTGAGTGCCCGGATAATGCGCGATGAACTGGTCCATCAGTTCCGCATCGGTTGGGATTCCTTCTGCAATTATCACCGGCTGAAGCCCCTCTCTTTCGAAAGCGGCACATGCGACTTGCTGGCCGAGGAAGAACTTCAGCTGCAGCGGGCCTTCGCGGATGTTACAGGGCAAAGCGCCGATCAATGGCTGCGGATGGGGCTGCGCTATCGTTCCATGAAATATGGAACTTTCGGCTTGGCGATGATGACGGCGCGAACGTTGGGCGAAGGCCTGAACGTGGCCTGCCGGTATCAGGAGCTTACCTATTCTCTTATCAGCTATCGCCTGGAGAGAGGCCCCAACAATGCTTGCGCGCTGATCGGCGAAGATAACGGCGTGCCGCTGCAACTGCGCCATTTCTCGCAATATCGGGATCTCGGCGCGATACGGACCCTGATCGCGGACCTGACGGGCGGCCAGCTTCCGCTGGAAGAAGTCTGCGTCGCGGCCCCGCCGCCTCCCGGATGGGAAATCGACAGCCGCCTGTTTCCCTGCCGTGTCCAATTCGATGCCGAACAGACTCAGTGGCGCTTCAAGCCCGGCACGGCGAATGCCTCGCTGCCGCTGGCCGATATGGAGCTGATGCTGCTTTACAGCTCGAAATGCGAAGGCCTGCTCAAGGCTGCGCGATCCAATGCCCGGATATCCCAGCGCCTGACGGCCATGCTGGGCATTGCGTTCGACAGATTTCCCTCGGCCAGCGAGGCGGCGGAAAGGCTGGCCCTCTCGGAGCGGACGCTGCATCGGCGCCTTGCCGAGGAAGGAACCAAGTTCTCGACCCTGATCGACGAAGCCCGCTATCAGCGCGCCTGCGAATTGCTCGCCGACAAGGCGATGTCCGTTGAAGCCATCGCTGCGGCGGTGGGCTTCGCCGAACCTTCGAGCTTTTCCAGGGCTTTCAAGCGCTGGTCGGGCATGGGTTCGCTCGAATTTCGCAGAACCCTGATCAATTCGGGCAAGGCGAATTAG
- a CDS encoding PQQ-dependent dehydrogenase, methanol/ethanol family has product MTTIVRPKWLFSLIASLALAGCGSADRTTTASGSPNWERLLAAAENPNDWVTYGGTFDEQRFSGLTQISDANVGQLGLAWSYEFDTNRAQETTPLAYDGVIYATTAWSKVFALDATTGKLIWSYDPEVPGEAGAKGCCDVGNRGAAIYDGKLYFGTFDGRLIALDIKTGKPVWTVVTVDQSKPYTITGAPRIVKGKVVIGNGGAELGVRGYVSAYDAETGKQAWRFYTVPGNPADGRDNAASDNVLASKASSTWFGKFWEAGGGGTVWDSIVYDPELDQLYIGVGNGSPWNHKIRSQGKGDNLFLSSIVALDPDTGKYRWHYQASPGESWDYTNTQSIILATLDIEGKPRKVLMQAPKNGFFFVIDRNNGKLLSAKNYVEVNWASGYDLNTGRPIENPEARYDQGSFVAIPGALGGHNWQPMAFSPRTGLAYIPGQDAVFGYDNPEQYKYRPGRWNTGIGTIGAAAPDDANQFQAIRKMLRGRLIAWDPIGQKAAWTFDYDEPWNGGVLSTAGNLVFQGDTKGNFRAFAADNGKVLWTAKLGMPIMAAPTSFAVDGVQYVAVAAGYGGAYALTSAFNDNPSPQQNGRLYVFKVGGKAAIPELAKLAFGPPNPATDKFTPQQIARGKEQFATDCWMCHGPGSVSSGVAPDLRRSGALGDAQMWKQIVIDGALKDSGMIGFAKYMTAADAEGIRAYISDRAAALKQSEKGSGK; this is encoded by the coding sequence GTGACAACAATCGTCAGGCCGAAATGGCTGTTCTCGTTGATTGCCAGTCTGGCGCTCGCTGGCTGCGGCTCGGCTGATCGCACGACCACGGCCTCAGGCTCGCCCAATTGGGAGCGACTGCTCGCGGCAGCCGAAAATCCTAACGACTGGGTCACTTATGGCGGCACTTTCGATGAGCAGCGGTTCAGCGGGCTGACGCAAATCTCCGATGCCAATGTCGGCCAGCTGGGCCTCGCCTGGTCTTACGAGTTCGACACCAACCGGGCGCAGGAGACGACTCCCCTCGCATATGATGGCGTGATCTATGCCACCACCGCCTGGTCCAAGGTGTTTGCGCTGGATGCAACGACCGGGAAGCTGATCTGGAGCTACGATCCCGAAGTTCCGGGCGAGGCGGGAGCCAAGGGATGCTGCGATGTCGGCAATCGGGGCGCGGCGATCTATGACGGCAAGCTCTATTTCGGCACTTTCGACGGACGGCTGATCGCGCTCGACATCAAGACCGGAAAGCCGGTCTGGACAGTGGTTACGGTCGATCAATCCAAGCCTTACACCATCACGGGCGCGCCGCGTATCGTGAAGGGCAAGGTGGTTATCGGCAATGGCGGAGCGGAACTGGGCGTTCGCGGCTATGTCAGCGCTTACGATGCGGAAACCGGCAAGCAGGCCTGGCGCTTCTACACCGTGCCCGGCAATCCGGCGGACGGGCGGGACAATGCCGCGTCCGACAACGTGCTGGCGAGCAAGGCTTCCTCGACATGGTTCGGCAAGTTCTGGGAAGCGGGTGGGGGCGGCACGGTCTGGGATTCGATCGTCTACGATCCCGAACTCGATCAGCTTTACATCGGCGTCGGAAACGGCAGCCCATGGAATCACAAGATCCGCAGCCAGGGCAAGGGCGACAATCTGTTCCTGTCCTCCATCGTGGCGCTTGATCCGGATACCGGCAAATATCGCTGGCATTATCAGGCCTCGCCCGGGGAAAGCTGGGACTACACCAATACCCAGAGCATCATTCTCGCCACGCTCGACATCGAAGGAAAGCCGCGCAAGGTGCTGATGCAGGCGCCCAAGAACGGTTTCTTCTTCGTCATCGACAGGAACAACGGCAAGCTGCTCTCCGCAAAGAATTATGTCGAGGTGAACTGGGCCAGCGGCTATGATCTGAATACGGGCCGCCCAATCGAAAACCCCGAAGCGCGCTACGATCAAGGCTCTTTCGTGGCCATACCGGGCGCGTTGGGCGGGCATAACTGGCAGCCGATGGCTTTCAGCCCGAGAACCGGGCTGGCCTATATTCCGGGGCAGGACGCGGTGTTCGGCTATGACAATCCGGAGCAATATAAATATCGCCCCGGCCGCTGGAACACCGGCATCGGCACCATCGGAGCGGCCGCCCCGGACGATGCCAATCAGTTCCAGGCCATCCGCAAGATGCTGAGAGGCCGCCTGATCGCATGGGACCCGATCGGGCAGAAGGCGGCATGGACCTTCGACTATGACGAGCCATGGAACGGCGGGGTTCTCTCCACAGCCGGAAATCTCGTGTTCCAGGGTGACACGAAGGGCAATTTCCGCGCATTCGCGGCCGATAACGGCAAGGTCCTGTGGACGGCCAAGCTGGGCATGCCCATCATGGCCGCGCCGACCAGCTTTGCGGTCGATGGTGTGCAATATGTCGCGGTCGCGGCAGGTTATGGCGGGGCTTATGCCCTGACCAGCGCCTTCAACGACAATCCTTCCCCGCAGCAGAATGGCCGCCTCTATGTTTTCAAGGTCGGCGGCAAAGCCGCGATCCCGGAGCTTGCGAAGCTGGCTTTCGGCCCACCCAATCCTGCAACCGACAAGTTCACGCCGCAGCAGATTGCGCGGGGCAAGGAACAGTTCGCCACCGATTGCTGGATGTGCCACGGCCCCGGCAGCGTTTCGAGCGGTGTCGCCCCTGATCTGCGCCGATCCGGCGCGCTCGGCGATGCGCAGATGTGGAAGCAGATCGTGATTGACGGCGCCCTCAAGGATAGCGGCATGATCGGCTTTGCGAAATATATGACCGCCGCCGATGCCGAAGGCATCCGCGCCTATATCTCGGACCGCGCCGCTGCATTGAAGCAATCGGAAAAGGGAAGCGGCAAATGA
- a CDS encoding alpha/beta hydrolase yields MSKAVVLPETAAILEALAAQEGPALSEMTAPEMRSVYGQLGDLFDLPPVPGITTADFTGASIPMRVYHPGEPKAAPVIVYMHGGGWVIGDLESHHSLCTQIAGQTGLRVVAVDYRLAPEARFPAAHEDCIAAVGHVLSSPAELGAPVTGVAVAGDSAGANLAFAVSSHYGEGVLAQLLIYPVGDCAGTDTASYRDFGEGYLLDKPLMDRFIDEYLPSVEARADLRVSPLRGELAGRFPPTMILAAGLDPLRDEGRLLVGRIAQTGSEVHFLEAEGLIHGMATMRKVLPTGDRILQQTFGQFAELIKDRSDKAQEREA; encoded by the coding sequence ATGAGCAAGGCTGTAGTCCTGCCGGAAACGGCGGCGATCCTGGAAGCGTTGGCCGCGCAGGAAGGGCCGGCGCTCTCGGAAATGACGGCACCCGAAATGCGGAGCGTCTACGGGCAATTGGGCGATCTGTTCGACCTGCCGCCCGTGCCCGGAATAACCACGGCCGACTTTACAGGCGCGAGCATTCCCATGCGGGTCTATCATCCCGGCGAGCCGAAAGCGGCGCCCGTCATCGTGTATATGCATGGCGGGGGCTGGGTGATTGGCGATCTGGAGAGCCATCATTCGCTCTGCACCCAGATTGCCGGGCAGACCGGACTGCGAGTGGTGGCGGTCGATTACCGGCTCGCACCGGAAGCCAGATTCCCCGCCGCGCATGAGGATTGCATCGCGGCGGTCGGGCATGTGCTTTCCAGCCCTGCCGAGCTTGGCGCGCCAGTAACGGGGGTGGCTGTGGCCGGCGACAGTGCGGGCGCCAATCTCGCCTTTGCCGTTTCGAGCCATTACGGCGAGGGGGTGCTCGCCCAATTGCTGATCTACCCGGTGGGGGACTGTGCCGGGACCGATACCGCATCCTACAGGGATTTCGGCGAAGGCTATCTTCTCGACAAGCCTTTGATGGATCGCTTCATTGACGAATATCTTCCATCGGTAGAGGCCCGCGCGGATCTGCGCGTATCGCCTCTGCGGGGCGAGTTGGCGGGCAGATTCCCGCCCACCATGATACTCGCCGCCGGGCTTGATCCGCTGCGCGATGAAGGACGGCTGCTGGTGGGCAGAATTGCCCAGACGGGTAGTGAAGTGCATTTCCTCGAAGCGGAAGGCCTCATTCACGGGATGGCCACCATGCGCAAGGTCTTGCCTACGGGCGACCGGATCTTGCAGCAGACGTTCGGCCAGTTTGCAGAACTTATCAAAGATCGAAGTGATAAAGCACAGGAGCGAGAGGCATGA
- a CDS encoding aldehyde dehydrogenase family protein, translating into MRDYLDFYIDGAWVSPAQPKTLDVIDPSTEQPVGRISLGSAADVDRAVAAAQRAFSSFGRSSKAERLDLLDAIIAAYKAREKDLADAVREEMGAPSLLASGAHVPFALMHFETARKLLPDFSYDVDHGSTLITKEPIGVVGMITPWNWPLNQIACKVAPALAVGCTMILKPSEVAPFSGQIFAEVMDAAGVPAGVFNMVQGDGPTVGAAISAHPGVDMVSFTGSTRGGVEVARNAASTVKRVHQELGGKSANIILDDADFESAVHQGVAAMMVNSGQSCNAPSRMLVPAARMQEASEIAKRTIAQQKVGAPTEEVNLGPVVSDVQWNRIQSLIEKGIEEGADLVAGGPGKPEGLNQGYYVRPTVFGGVNNQMTIAREEIFGPVLVIIGYDNEDQAIEIANDTPYGLAGYVQSGDIGHARDVASRIRAGQVALNYAPLDLAAPFGGYKQSGNGREWGEHAFHEFMEAKAVLGYAPA; encoded by the coding sequence ATGAGAGATTATCTCGATTTCTATATCGATGGCGCATGGGTCTCGCCCGCGCAGCCGAAGACGCTGGATGTCATCGACCCGTCCACCGAGCAGCCGGTAGGGAGGATCAGCCTGGGCAGCGCGGCGGATGTCGATCGCGCGGTCGCGGCGGCGCAGCGGGCCTTTTCATCCTTCGGCCGAAGCTCGAAGGCTGAACGGCTCGATCTGCTCGACGCGATCATCGCGGCTTACAAGGCGCGGGAGAAGGATCTAGCCGATGCCGTGCGGGAGGAGATGGGCGCGCCATCGCTGCTGGCCAGCGGCGCGCATGTCCCGTTCGCGCTGATGCATTTCGAAACGGCGCGCAAATTGCTGCCCGATTTCAGTTACGACGTCGATCACGGCAGCACGCTGATTACGAAGGAACCGATCGGGGTGGTCGGGATGATTACCCCATGGAACTGGCCGCTCAATCAGATCGCCTGCAAGGTCGCGCCTGCCCTCGCGGTAGGATGCACGATGATCCTCAAGCCTTCGGAAGTGGCGCCTTTCAGCGGCCAGATCTTCGCGGAGGTGATGGATGCCGCTGGCGTTCCGGCCGGCGTGTTCAACATGGTGCAGGGCGATGGTCCTACCGTGGGGGCCGCCATTTCCGCCCATCCCGGGGTGGACATGGTTTCCTTCACGGGATCGACCCGTGGTGGCGTGGAAGTGGCGCGCAATGCGGCGAGCACGGTCAAGCGGGTCCATCAGGAGCTGGGCGGCAAGTCGGCCAATATCATCCTGGATGACGCCGATTTCGAATCCGCCGTCCATCAGGGCGTGGCAGCAATGATGGTGAACAGCGGCCAGAGCTGCAATGCACCCTCGCGCATGCTGGTCCCGGCCGCGCGAATGCAGGAAGCGAGCGAGATCGCAAAGCGGACCATCGCTCAGCAGAAAGTCGGCGCGCCGACCGAGGAGGTCAATCTTGGCCCGGTCGTGTCCGATGTGCAGTGGAACCGCATCCAGTCCCTAATCGAGAAGGGCATAGAGGAAGGGGCCGATCTGGTCGCGGGCGGCCCCGGAAAGCCGGAAGGCCTGAATCAGGGCTATTATGTCCGGCCCACGGTGTTCGGCGGCGTGAACAATCAGATGACGATCGCCCGCGAGGAGATCTTCGGGCCGGTGCTCGTCATCATCGGATACGACAATGAAGATCAGGCGATCGAGATCGCCAATGACACGCCCTATGGCCTCGCCGGATATGTCCAGTCAGGGGACATCGGCCACGCTCGTGATGTGGCTTCGAGGATACGGGCCGGGCAGGTCGCGCTGAACTATGCGCCGCTCGATCTCGCGGCTCCGTTCGGCGGCTACAAGCAATCCGGCAACGGGCGCGAGTGGGGTGAACATGCCTTCCATGAATTCATGGAAGCGAAGGCGGTGCTGGGTTACGCGCCCGCCTGA